From a single Balneolales bacterium ANBcel1 genomic region:
- a CDS encoding fatty acid--CoA ligase family protein: MNTSRHTYHSDSIFLTDGNSTVYYRDLAVIAHRVRTHTESADSPVIAIDTSDRFQAILWMASCWMAHLPFVPFHPEDPAPLGAFQPDLIVSPHAVTANPAAIAFTELARPTSHDDRDLGRGSTLPGAPTLSGVSYKLYSERVQAHGTQQIPRADTSGFPGVSELHSHPDRVFCGLLTSGSSGLPKRVPLLRRQMIAAAANAGLSSASTDNVPAESLWGHPLPLYHAGGVAIVFRALLSGTGIFLWDGFDAGTILRALKTNRAIRRISLVPTMLKRLVDEAGRRESHPIHSLDCVLVGGGPYTTELEARARRQGWPAAFSYGMTETCGQISAQNPDGSSPAGSVGRALPGHEVQITDRRNQLLPSGETGILQVRGPQVFDGYLPEQQLLKAYRPGGEGPEPSRYPWFETGDYARLDSDDHLFIESRRTDMVVTGGLNVPVADVEAALAGIPGVRDAAVTGLPDEEWGQILVALVVADGEISAEQLQQTLAGQLPPHQVPKRLFLTDHVPRSSLGKIRREKVRQEASRLHRRR; encoded by the coding sequence ATGAATACTTCCCGACACACATATCACTCTGACTCGATTTTCCTGACCGACGGCAACAGCACCGTTTATTACCGCGATCTGGCTGTGATTGCGCACCGCGTCCGAACACATACGGAGTCCGCCGACTCTCCGGTGATCGCCATTGATACTTCCGACCGCTTCCAGGCGATTCTATGGATGGCATCTTGCTGGATGGCGCACCTTCCCTTCGTGCCTTTCCACCCGGAAGATCCCGCACCACTGGGAGCCTTTCAACCTGATCTCATCGTGTCGCCGCATGCCGTTACAGCTAATCCGGCCGCAATAGCCTTTACTGAGCTGGCCAGGCCGACTTCTCACGACGATAGGGATTTGGGTCGCGGCAGCACATTGCCCGGTGCGCCTACTTTGTCCGGAGTCTCTTACAAGCTCTATTCTGAACGCGTGCAGGCGCACGGCACCCAACAGATCCCCCGTGCCGACACATCCGGGTTTCCGGGTGTGTCAGAGCTTCACTCCCACCCCGATCGTGTGTTTTGCGGACTGCTCACATCCGGCAGCTCGGGTCTGCCAAAGCGGGTTCCCCTGTTGCGCAGGCAAATGATCGCCGCCGCCGCAAATGCCGGCTTGTCGTCTGCTTCAACCGATAATGTCCCGGCAGAGTCCCTTTGGGGCCACCCCCTGCCCCTGTACCATGCCGGGGGCGTAGCCATCGTATTTCGGGCGCTGTTGAGCGGCACAGGGATTTTTTTATGGGATGGGTTTGATGCCGGAACAATTCTCAGAGCGCTGAAAACAAACCGCGCCATCAGACGCATTTCCCTGGTTCCGACCATGCTCAAGCGGCTGGTGGATGAAGCCGGGCGCCGGGAGTCTCACCCTATTCATTCGCTTGACTGTGTGCTTGTCGGCGGAGGCCCCTATACAACGGAGCTGGAGGCCCGCGCCCGCCGGCAGGGTTGGCCGGCGGCGTTCAGTTACGGAATGACCGAGACGTGCGGACAGATTTCAGCGCAAAACCCGGATGGAAGCAGTCCGGCAGGCTCTGTAGGGCGGGCGCTGCCCGGCCACGAGGTGCAGATTACCGATCGGAGAAATCAGCTCCTGCCGTCGGGTGAAACCGGCATACTGCAGGTCAGAGGCCCGCAGGTATTCGATGGTTATCTGCCGGAACAACAGCTATTGAAAGCATATCGCCCGGGTGGTGAAGGCCCGGAGCCTTCCCGATACCCGTGGTTCGAGACCGGCGATTATGCGAGACTCGACTCTGATGACCATCTGTTCATCGAAAGCAGGAGAACGGACATGGTTGTAACCGGAGGGTTGAACGTACCGGTGGCGGATGTGGAAGCTGCGCTCGCGGGCATTCCCGGTGTCAGGGACGCCGCAGTTACGGGTCTGCCCGACGAAGAGTGGGGACAGATTCTGGTGGCCCTGGTGGTTGCGGATGGAGAGATTTCAGCGGAACAACTCCAGCAAACGCTCGCCGGACAACTTCCTCCCCACCAGGTGCCCAAACGGCTGTTCCTGACCGACCATGTACCGCGATCGTCTTTGGGAAAAATCCGGCGCGAAAAAGTGAGGCAGGAGGCTTCCAGGCTGCATCGCCGGCGGTAA
- a CDS encoding 1,4-dihydroxy-2-naphthoate polyprenyltransferase, which yields MNFSVWIEAARLRTLPASLVPVMTGGALAWQHGLFNGWITSVALFSAILIQVATNFANDYFDFLKGADNDERVGFTRASSTGAVAPRTMLAAAFVSFLMAFLLGLILVSHAGWPILAIGLLSIAAGVLYTGGPFPLAYNGLGDVFVFLFFGLAAVMGTYYVNTLEWSAESFWAAVAVGALSTMILVANNYRDVDTDRKVNKRTLAVLLGERFSRWQFLVLMMLAFSIPPHFYFRESYPLVILLPMILLPWGVLLVRAFWRETDKAVFNGILVNTARLMTAFGLLFATGIVLS from the coding sequence ATGAATTTTTCTGTCTGGATAGAAGCGGCACGCCTTCGTACCCTTCCGGCTTCACTCGTTCCTGTAATGACCGGTGGGGCCCTGGCCTGGCAACACGGACTTTTTAACGGATGGATTACCTCCGTCGCACTGTTTTCCGCCATCCTGATTCAGGTTGCCACCAACTTCGCCAACGACTATTTCGATTTCCTGAAAGGTGCCGATAACGACGAACGCGTGGGTTTCACCAGAGCCTCTTCCACCGGAGCCGTCGCCCCCCGTACCATGCTTGCCGCCGCTTTTGTCTCTTTTCTGATGGCGTTTCTGCTGGGACTTATTCTGGTCTCACATGCCGGGTGGCCCATCCTGGCCATCGGCCTGCTTTCTATTGCCGCGGGAGTGCTTTATACCGGCGGACCCTTTCCGCTTGCCTATAACGGCCTGGGAGATGTGTTCGTTTTTCTGTTTTTCGGCCTGGCAGCGGTTATGGGAACCTATTATGTAAACACTCTTGAGTGGTCTGCCGAATCCTTTTGGGCCGCTGTTGCCGTGGGGGCTCTCTCCACCATGATCCTGGTCGCAAACAACTACCGGGACGTCGATACCGATCGCAAAGTAAATAAACGAACCCTGGCCGTGCTGCTTGGAGAACGTTTCTCTCGCTGGCAGTTTCTCGTTCTTATGATGCTCGCTTTTTCCATCCCCCCGCATTTTTATTTCCGGGAATCCTACCCCCTCGTTATTCTGCTTCCCATGATCCTCCTGCCATGGGGCGTTCTCCTGGTACGTGCATTCTGGCGGGAAACCGACAAGGCCGTCTTTAACGGCATACTTGTGAATACGGCCCGACTGATGACGGCCTTCGGCCTTCTTTTTGCAACGGGTATCGTCCTTTCGTAG
- a CDS encoding enolase C-terminal domain-like protein has translation MSKELTLYRYRLPFRISLRNEQGLTRHRNGVILGDGEALWTEIAPLPGFSTESLDDCVSFLMKNRESVQRHFRSQSLGEWLQDDFIAEEFAALPSVRFGLSMLAAQQQAFSSELPLYALLTRTHLPEHPQLLRRPDASCGEPPSHDPAADAPGGRENVSTSAGRHRSPAGGEHAGQAPAHITHAGHVVRCNGIVGQDTPERMLQSVKALQNGGFTTIKLKLPPSVREALDLFRTLHQAYPGLRFRLDANAAFSPDDAARLLEGLSEFRGPRHRSSTEPPSAPIEYIEEPLNRGSFRQWNRLRSFGIPIAADESARTADQISRLLEEDAVDAIVLKPTLYGSAQELHGLVDLVRNHNYARWSDGKTRPVSLVVSSALETSVGRQLLAHLAACVDMVLKPEAHGLATGHLFEADFTLRTHPEGVARGATASSHKSAASLTIEEPEPPNPEIMLAAEPGVGMRPVPQNR, from the coding sequence ATGAGCAAGGAACTGACCCTGTACCGATATCGCCTGCCGTTTCGCATATCGCTGCGGAATGAACAAGGCCTGACGCGTCACCGCAACGGAGTGATTCTTGGCGACGGAGAGGCTCTGTGGACCGAAATCGCACCTCTTCCCGGTTTTTCCACCGAATCCCTGGACGACTGTGTGTCATTTCTGATGAAGAACCGGGAATCTGTGCAGCGACATTTCCGGAGTCAGAGCCTTGGAGAGTGGCTGCAGGATGACTTCATTGCCGAAGAGTTTGCTGCACTGCCATCGGTGCGCTTCGGCCTCTCCATGCTGGCCGCACAGCAGCAGGCGTTCTCATCGGAGCTGCCCCTTTACGCCCTGTTAACTCGTACCCATTTGCCGGAGCATCCTCAACTACTCCGGCGCCCTGATGCTTCTTGTGGTGAGCCCCCTTCACATGACCCCGCTGCTGACGCCCCTGGCGGCCGGGAAAACGTATCTACATCCGCCGGCCGGCACCGGTCACCCGCCGGAGGGGAGCATGCCGGACAAGCACCTGCACACATCACGCATGCCGGTCATGTTGTGCGATGCAACGGAATTGTCGGCCAGGATACTCCGGAAAGAATGCTGCAGTCTGTGAAGGCGCTCCAAAATGGCGGCTTTACCACCATCAAATTAAAACTGCCACCCTCGGTTCGAGAGGCGCTGGATCTTTTCCGCACCCTGCACCAGGCTTATCCCGGCCTTCGCTTCCGGCTGGATGCCAACGCCGCGTTCTCCCCGGACGACGCGGCCCGGCTTCTGGAGGGGCTTTCGGAATTCAGGGGTCCCCGCCACCGCTCTTCCACGGAGCCCCCTTCCGCTCCAATTGAATACATCGAGGAGCCGTTGAACCGGGGCAGTTTCCGGCAGTGGAACCGGTTGCGAAGCTTCGGCATCCCGATCGCCGCCGATGAAAGCGCCCGCACCGCAGATCAGATCTCCCGGCTGCTGGAGGAGGATGCTGTCGACGCCATCGTACTGAAACCGACGCTATACGGTTCGGCACAGGAACTGCATGGTCTGGTGGATCTCGTCAGAAATCACAACTACGCCCGTTGGTCTGACGGCAAGACCCGACCGGTGTCGCTGGTCGTCTCTTCAGCGCTTGAAACATCCGTCGGCCGCCAGCTTCTTGCACATCTGGCTGCCTGTGTGGACATGGTTCTAAAACCCGAGGCCCACGGCCTGGCAACCGGCCACCTGTTTGAAGCGGATTTCACGCTTCGGACACATCCGGAGGGTGTCGCGCGCGGTGCAACTGCCTCATCGCACAAATCCGCTGCTTCACTCACCATCGAAGAACCCGAACCTCCCAATCCCGAGATAATGCTGGCGGCAGAACCCGGAGTCGGCATGCGCCCCGTACCCCAAAACCGGTGA
- a CDS encoding hemolysin family protein has product MIIPLLFQAMILPDRFQAVADTGTFESLLVNPADFLVLVIVIVLGLIFSAFFSGAEVAFFSLDKKVDSSTIEEAKKDRALARVLHMLERPRQLLATVLIGNTFANIITAVGAAVLTGRLIALFGLPQLLIFTIEVVVLTITIVILAEITPKLLALNRPLAVSRKLSWLLYFFFFILAPLARLIAQGTRFLEKSIPRPSDAISTDDLKTIAEVGELHGSIHGDEREIIENVIEFGNTYVREIMTSRVNITAINTGNTLQEVLDIIREKGVSRLPLYENDLDNIIGVIHSKDLLPYIKSELGGATINWKTLARKALFVPTTKKLDDLLREFQQLKTHIAIVVDEYGGTEGVITLDDVLEEIIGEITDEYTEPVELYTRNKSGNYLFDAKIDLDDMADILSMDLTTDEDEYETLGGLVYYLLERIPEEGETVTFKELQLKVMEMDNNRLTKVEVEVLSDQEAPEAPEAHDNSDEHDKTDKHNRNQSGSQNPAP; this is encoded by the coding sequence TTGATTATTCCGCTGTTGTTTCAGGCAATGATTCTTCCGGACCGATTCCAGGCCGTCGCTGATACCGGTACTTTTGAATCCCTGCTGGTCAATCCGGCTGATTTTCTTGTATTGGTAATTGTCATCGTTCTGGGCCTCATCTTTTCCGCCTTTTTCTCCGGAGCGGAAGTGGCCTTCTTTTCTCTCGACAAGAAGGTGGATAGCAGCACCATCGAGGAGGCGAAGAAGGACCGTGCCCTCGCCAGGGTGCTTCATATGCTGGAACGCCCCCGGCAATTGCTTGCCACAGTTCTGATCGGCAATACGTTCGCGAACATCATCACCGCTGTGGGAGCTGCGGTACTCACCGGCAGACTGATTGCGCTGTTTGGACTGCCACAGCTTCTGATCTTCACCATAGAAGTGGTGGTGTTGACCATCACCATTGTGATTCTCGCGGAAATAACGCCCAAACTGCTTGCCCTGAACAGGCCCCTTGCCGTTTCCAGAAAACTGAGCTGGCTGCTCTATTTCTTCTTTTTCATCCTGGCACCGCTGGCCCGGCTGATTGCGCAGGGAACCCGTTTTCTTGAGAAAAGTATCCCGCGCCCCTCCGATGCCATTTCAACGGACGACCTGAAGACGATAGCGGAAGTTGGAGAGCTGCATGGATCAATTCATGGCGACGAGCGGGAAATCATTGAAAATGTTATCGAATTCGGCAATACCTATGTTCGTGAGATTATGACCTCAAGGGTCAATATCACGGCGATCAATACCGGAAATACCCTGCAGGAGGTACTGGACATCATCCGGGAAAAGGGGGTGTCGCGGCTGCCGCTCTATGAAAACGACCTGGATAATATTATCGGCGTTATCCACTCCAAGGATTTGCTGCCCTATATAAAAAGCGAACTTGGTGGCGCGACGATCAACTGGAAAACACTTGCCCGAAAGGCGTTGTTTGTCCCAACCACAAAAAAGCTGGATGATCTGCTGCGCGAGTTTCAGCAGTTGAAAACCCATATTGCCATTGTTGTGGATGAGTACGGCGGAACGGAAGGAGTCATTACCCTGGATGATGTACTTGAAGAAATTATAGGTGAAATCACCGATGAATATACCGAGCCGGTTGAGCTCTATACGCGAAACAAATCCGGCAACTATCTTTTTGATGCCAAAATTGACCTGGATGATATGGCCGACATCCTTTCCATGGACCTGACCACGGACGAGGATGAGTATGAAACATTGGGAGGATTGGTCTATTATCTGCTGGAAAGAATTCCGGAAGAAGGGGAGACCGTCACCTTCAAGGAGCTCCAGCTTAAAGTCATGGAGATGGATAACAACCGCCTTACCAAAGTGGAAGTGGAAGTGCTGAGTGATCAGGAAGCGCCGGAAGCGCCGGAAGCGCATGATAATAGTGATGAACATGATAAGACGGACAAACACAACCGGAATCAGTCAGGGTCGCAGAACCCGGCCCCGTAA
- the purB gene encoding adenylosuccinate lyase — MIERYSREEMASLWTEKEQFQAWLEVELAACRAWSRLGIIPEADVDRLYEKATFDVARIHEIEEQTRHDVVAFTRSVSESLGEEKKWVHYGLTSTDVVDTALGVRLKKSNRIIREGLERFLKVLREKALEHKYSVMMGRTHGVHAEPTTFGLKCALWFSEMERNLKRFEMAAADVEFGKLSGAVGTFANIPPEVEAHTCEILGLSAAPVSTQTLQRDRHAHYMSTLALIGSTLEKIAVEIRHLQKTETREVEERFGKGQKGSSAMPHKRNPVSSENIAGCARVLRGYMVTAFENIPLWHERDISHSSAERIIIPDALILLDYMLHRFAGVVEKLVVYPENMKANIDKTHGVVFSQRLLLMLIDKGLSRENAYDLVQPLAMEAWEQKKAFRDLVERHEGITAHLSEKEIGEAFDLNHHTKNVDVIFKRAGLS, encoded by the coding sequence ATGATTGAAAGATATTCCCGAGAAGAAATGGCATCGCTCTGGACTGAGAAGGAACAGTTTCAGGCATGGCTGGAGGTCGAACTGGCGGCCTGCCGGGCATGGAGCCGGCTTGGAATTATTCCGGAAGCCGATGTAGACAGGCTGTACGAGAAAGCCACATTTGATGTAGCGAGAATCCATGAGATCGAGGAGCAGACCCGGCATGATGTCGTGGCGTTTACCCGCTCCGTGTCGGAGTCGCTGGGTGAGGAAAAAAAGTGGGTTCACTATGGCCTGACCTCCACCGATGTCGTGGACACCGCTCTTGGAGTGCGTCTGAAAAAATCCAACCGCATTATACGCGAAGGCCTCGAGCGGTTTCTGAAGGTACTCAGGGAGAAAGCCCTGGAACACAAGTACTCGGTCATGATGGGCCGTACTCACGGTGTGCACGCCGAGCCGACCACCTTCGGACTCAAATGCGCGCTCTGGTTCAGCGAAATGGAGCGAAACCTCAAGCGTTTCGAAATGGCTGCTGCAGATGTGGAGTTCGGCAAGCTCTCAGGCGCTGTTGGTACGTTTGCCAATATCCCTCCGGAAGTGGAGGCCCACACCTGCGAGATCCTGGGCCTGTCAGCCGCTCCGGTGTCCACTCAGACTCTGCAGCGCGACCGCCACGCCCACTACATGTCAACGCTCGCACTTATCGGTTCCACCCTCGAAAAAATCGCCGTTGAAATTCGGCACCTGCAGAAAACCGAGACCCGCGAGGTGGAGGAGCGGTTTGGTAAGGGGCAAAAGGGCTCCTCGGCAATGCCGCACAAGCGGAACCCCGTCAGTTCCGAAAATATCGCAGGATGCGCAAGAGTTCTTCGTGGCTACATGGTCACGGCTTTTGAAAACATCCCGTTGTGGCACGAACGCGACATCTCCCATTCTTCCGCCGAACGCATCATCATACCCGACGCGCTTATCCTGCTTGACTACATGCTGCATCGGTTTGCCGGAGTGGTTGAGAAGCTGGTCGTCTATCCCGAAAATATGAAGGCCAACATCGACAAGACCCACGGTGTGGTTTTTTCACAACGCCTGCTGCTGATGCTGATCGACAAGGGATTGTCGCGTGAAAACGCCTACGACCTGGTCCAGCCTCTCGCCATGGAAGCCTGGGAACAGAAGAAGGCCTTCCGGGATTTGGTGGAGCGGCACGAAGGCATCACGGCCCATCTGAGCGAGAAGGAGATCGGAGAGGCGTTCGACCTGAACCATCACACAAAAAATGTGGATGTAATCTTTAAGCGGGCCGGACTCTCATAG
- a CDS encoding glutamine synthetase III yields MSTTYRRFDALKAVRKAEENLLARNGSNKLDMNISEIFGENCLSIDTLKERLPKSVWKVLKKTIRDNEPLDETVADAVAVVMKEWASEKGATHYTHWFQPLTGATAEKHDSFITPNQGGGAITQFSGNDLMRGEPDASSFPSGGLRPTFEARGYTAWDPTSPAFIIENGNGSTLCIPSVFASWKGESLDFKAPLLRSTEALNKQALRALKLFGIEDVNWVNSTGGFEQEYFLIDQEFFYRRPDLMTSGRTLFGAKPPKGQELDDHYFGSIPDRILSFMLEAERELYRLGVPVKTRHNEVAPGQFEIAPVFEKANVAADHQQLTMIILKKVAKKYGLECLLHEKPFAGLNGSGKHLNWSMSTSKGGNLLEPGDSPHDNMQFLFFFAATLKAVYDHQGLLRASIASAGNDHRLGANEAPPAILSAYVGDQLEDIVEQIKNGGATSSKEGGLLGLGIPVLPDIPKHAGDRNRTSPFAFTGNKFEFRAVGSEQTVSFPASILNVTVAEAIDGMTTLLEEEIAKTGDFEKALGAVLKETFEEIDAILFHGDGYSEEWQVEAKKRGLLNLKSTLDAMPYLTAESTVSLFEKYNVLAEHELESRLEIYLEQYFIKLNIEAETTEDVVRTMVIPATIRYLNEILAAGDLGKSSGLDVSTTNTLAKQVNDLLAQLIAQVDKLGAANADLGGDTIPEKAAHLANVVLPEMNKTREIADKLEKVVADDYWPLPSYREMLFVK; encoded by the coding sequence ATGAGTACAACATATAGAAGATTTGATGCGCTGAAAGCAGTCAGAAAAGCAGAAGAGAACCTCCTGGCCCGAAACGGTTCAAACAAGCTGGATATGAATATTTCGGAGATATTCGGTGAGAACTGCCTGTCCATCGATACGCTTAAGGAGAGACTTCCCAAATCTGTCTGGAAGGTGTTGAAGAAGACCATACGTGACAATGAGCCCCTGGATGAAACGGTTGCGGATGCTGTTGCGGTGGTTATGAAAGAATGGGCATCAGAAAAAGGGGCGACACATTACACACACTGGTTTCAGCCGCTCACCGGTGCAACGGCGGAGAAGCACGACAGTTTCATCACACCGAATCAGGGTGGAGGCGCGATCACCCAGTTTTCCGGCAACGATCTGATGCGTGGTGAACCGGATGCTTCCAGTTTCCCCAGTGGCGGCCTGCGCCCGACGTTTGAAGCGCGCGGGTACACCGCCTGGGATCCTACCTCTCCGGCGTTCATTATCGAAAACGGTAATGGTTCCACGCTTTGTATTCCGTCGGTGTTCGCTTCCTGGAAGGGGGAGTCATTGGATTTCAAAGCTCCGCTTCTGCGATCAACCGAGGCCCTCAACAAGCAGGCATTGCGTGCGCTGAAGCTTTTCGGCATAGAGGATGTCAACTGGGTAAACTCGACCGGAGGCTTTGAGCAGGAGTATTTCCTGATTGACCAGGAGTTTTTCTATCGTCGCCCTGATCTTATGACATCGGGCCGTACCCTGTTTGGAGCGAAGCCGCCTAAAGGGCAGGAGCTGGACGATCACTATTTTGGATCCATTCCGGATCGCATCCTCTCCTTCATGCTCGAAGCCGAACGGGAACTTTACCGTCTCGGCGTGCCGGTCAAAACCCGTCACAACGAGGTGGCACCCGGTCAGTTCGAGATAGCGCCGGTATTTGAGAAAGCCAACGTGGCGGCCGACCATCAGCAGCTGACGATGATTATCCTCAAAAAAGTCGCCAAAAAATACGGCCTGGAGTGTCTGCTTCATGAAAAGCCATTTGCGGGCCTGAACGGCAGCGGCAAGCATCTCAACTGGTCCATGTCCACCAGCAAGGGCGGAAACCTGCTGGAGCCCGGCGACAGTCCGCATGACAATATGCAGTTCCTGTTCTTCTTCGCCGCTACGCTCAAGGCAGTATATGACCATCAGGGGTTGCTTCGCGCATCCATTGCCAGTGCCGGAAACGACCACCGGCTCGGTGCCAATGAAGCTCCGCCGGCCATCCTTTCGGCGTATGTGGGCGATCAGCTGGAGGATATCGTCGAGCAGATTAAAAACGGTGGCGCCACCAGTTCAAAAGAAGGCGGTCTGCTTGGCCTTGGTATTCCGGTGCTTCCGGACATTCCGAAGCATGCGGGTGACCGAAACCGGACTTCGCCCTTTGCCTTTACCGGCAACAAGTTTGAATTCCGTGCCGTGGGCTCCGAACAGACTGTCTCTTTCCCGGCGTCCATTTTGAATGTGACGGTGGCCGAGGCCATCGACGGCATGACAACCCTGCTTGAAGAAGAGATTGCGAAAACAGGTGATTTCGAAAAAGCTCTCGGGGCAGTTCTGAAGGAGACCTTTGAGGAAATCGACGCGATACTCTTCCACGGTGACGGTTATTCCGAGGAATGGCAGGTTGAGGCGAAGAAACGCGGGCTGCTCAACCTCAAGTCCACGCTCGATGCCATGCCGTACCTTACGGCCGAAAGCACGGTCTCACTGTTCGAAAAGTATAATGTGCTTGCCGAACACGAGCTTGAGTCGCGGCTCGAGATCTACCTGGAACAGTATTTCATAAAGCTGAATATCGAAGCGGAAACCACCGAAGACGTGGTACGAACCATGGTGATTCCCGCTACCATCCGGTATTTGAATGAAATACTTGCCGCAGGTGATCTGGGCAAGAGCTCCGGCCTGGATGTATCCACAACCAATACACTGGCAAAACAGGTAAATGATCTGCTTGCCCAGCTTATTGCGCAGGTTGACAAGCTCGGGGCGGCCAATGCCGACCTTGGCGGCGACACCATCCCCGAGAAAGCAGCCCACCTGGCCAATGTGGTGCTCCCGGAAATGAATAAAACGCGCGAAATTGCCGACAAGCTCGAAAAGGTGGTGGCGGATGATTACTGGCCGCTTCCGTCCTATCGCGAAATGCTTTTCGTGAAATAA
- a CDS encoding single-stranded DNA-binding protein, producing MGSLNKAMIIGRLGADPEVRYTQNNTAVANMSVATSDRYKDKNGEWQETTEWHRVVVWGRLAEICQQYLTKGSQAYFEGPIQTRSWEDKDGQKQYTTEIKALGMQMLDSRGEGDQGGGSSGQARQQQSRQEGANTSDEIVDVDDDLPF from the coding sequence ATGGGATCACTTAACAAAGCAATGATCATCGGTCGGCTGGGAGCAGACCCTGAGGTTCGCTATACTCAAAACAATACCGCTGTTGCCAACATGAGTGTCGCGACTAGCGACCGTTACAAGGATAAAAACGGCGAATGGCAGGAGACAACGGAATGGCACAGAGTGGTTGTATGGGGAAGGCTGGCCGAGATATGTCAGCAATACCTGACCAAAGGCTCTCAGGCCTATTTTGAAGGGCCTATCCAGACGCGTTCCTGGGAGGACAAAGACGGTCAGAAGCAGTACACCACGGAAATCAAGGCTCTTGGCATGCAGATGCTGGACAGCAGGGGAGAAGGTGACCAGGGAGGAGGTTCCTCCGGACAGGCCCGGCAGCAGCAAAGCAGGCAGGAAGGCGCCAACACCAGCGATGAGATTGTGGATGTGGACGATGACCTGCCCTTCTGA
- a CDS encoding MFS transporter: QTVSGTFGVLSYFIGAVFGNITLLYFGVFLVFFFSVIPPFFVKEPKYLGRYGEDEQDIAREIDGKEASPQSVNQASLYQILFSIRPLWGFLMYGIYAIIKRLSGLEFPGYYFEMFALVITIYLIGEALFRSEDGKTGEEAGKIGFQKVLAAHSFSWIAAQSMFIYFFAFVDYRLPGLSDEGVGSVVNWSFFSLNLVAAIIPVLILGPLANRYGRVRVHASALAVMAAGYALIAFLGQSPYVFYLLMAVVGIGWASIISLPFAIMSQKINQGQMGLYMGLFNLSVVLPQLVSSFAVGDIVQAVDNKSILMIICSVTVAFSAAAWYLVKEPKDEMTENPALLDEELEKKAESGENP; this comes from the coding sequence GCAGACAGTATCCGGAACATTCGGGGTGCTCTCCTACTTTATCGGCGCTGTCTTTGGTAACATCACACTGCTCTATTTCGGAGTATTTCTGGTGTTCTTCTTTTCGGTGATCCCCCCTTTCTTCGTTAAGGAGCCAAAGTATCTGGGGCGCTACGGGGAGGATGAACAAGACATCGCCCGTGAAATTGACGGCAAGGAAGCGTCGCCGCAAAGTGTGAATCAGGCATCCCTGTATCAGATCTTGTTCAGTATCCGGCCGTTGTGGGGTTTTCTCATGTACGGGATTTACGCCATCATCAAACGGCTGAGCGGTCTGGAATTTCCGGGGTATTACTTCGAAATGTTTGCTCTGGTCATCACCATATACCTCATCGGAGAGGCGCTGTTTCGGTCGGAGGACGGGAAGACCGGAGAGGAGGCCGGAAAGATCGGGTTCCAGAAAGTACTTGCGGCACATTCGTTCTCCTGGATTGCCGCTCAGAGCATGTTCATCTACTTTTTTGCGTTTGTCGACTACCGGCTGCCGGGCCTATCCGACGAGGGGGTGGGTTCGGTTGTGAACTGGAGCTTTTTCTCGCTCAACCTGGTAGCGGCAATTATACCGGTTCTGATACTGGGTCCGCTTGCCAACCGTTACGGGCGGGTCAGGGTTCATGCAAGTGCCCTGGCGGTCATGGCTGCGGGATACGCGCTGATCGCGTTTCTCGGACAGTCACCCTATGTGTTTTATCTGCTGATGGCGGTTGTGGGCATCGGGTGGGCCTCCATCATCAGTTTGCCGTTTGCAATCATGTCCCAGAAAATAAACCAGGGGCAGATGGGTCTGTACATGGGACTGTTCAACCTGTCGGTCGTTCTGCCACAGCTGGTTTCCAGTTTTGCCGTCGGCGATATCGTACAGGCCGTGGACAACAAATCGATCCTGATGATCATCTGCTCGGTAACCGTGGCCTTTTCTGCAGCCGCATGGTATCTGGTGAAGGAACCCAAAGACGAAATGACCGAGAACCCGGCTCTGCTCGATGAAGAACTGGAGAAAAAAGCGGAAAGTGGTGAAAACCCGTAA